A genomic segment from Vicia villosa cultivar HV-30 ecotype Madison, WI unplaced genomic scaffold, Vvil1.0 ctg.000402F_1_1, whole genome shotgun sequence encodes:
- the LOC131627787 gene encoding uncharacterized protein LOC131627787, with protein MGPSFLFPETNAGTGNSKIVNEQSKAASSVKAKSFVSVVSNNVCDIPLSQLPTPCLKGDRLAITIPEDEYALGVEACKHHLHGRVVWSKGSQPLTVVSLKNKLLEVWPQIGKWGITSLGKGFFEFAFSSLEDVQRLRSVNAWSIPNGILKLFPWTKDFIPSTLKQTSAQVWIRVHGLSQEYWRPKILFTIASSIGTPICIDSASNKSAFERPFGHFVRILVDLDLTKELSYKILVERVGFAFLVDIEYEKIPNFCTFCNCIGHSVSNCKRKKQDKGKAKETISKKDKTIFIPTGKRFIAGESSKANLEDHSTEMNDGEDNNHTNTNLVVVEDSLPNGKSVDHINRNIDTVALNDVNNEAILVPILKPQSLVDLGTADSSESEFVDATLQVDYVPETQLDERFKNQVTEFLSESWNNMADMEDPGVDLFQQKDFQLVTNKKKRNKKIATNTRRVSGPNHLTL; from the coding sequence ATGGGACCCTCTTTCCTTTTCCCTGAAACTAACGCAGGGACGGGTAACTCAAAAATTGTCAATGAGCAATCAAAAGCTGCTAGCTCCGTCAAAGCCAAATCCTTTGTTTCTGTGGTATCTAACAACGTGTGCGATATTCCTCTAAGTCAACTACCCACGCCTTGCCTTAAAGGTGATAGGTTAGCCATCACTATTCCGGAGGATGAATACGCTCTGGGGGTAGAAGCATGCAAACATCATCTTCATGGACGCGTGGTCTGGTCCAAAGGTTCACAGCCGCTTACAGTTGTAAGTTTGAAAAACAAACTTCTTGAAGTTTGGCCTCAAATTGGAAAATGGGGTATAACTTCCTTAGGAAAGGGTTTCTTCGAATTTGCTTTCTCATCTCTAGAAGATGTGCAACGACTTAGATCTGTTAATGCTTGGTCCATTCCTAATGGAATCCTGAAATtgtttccttggacaaaggattTTATCCCATCTACACTGAAGCAGACCTCGGCTCAGGTTTGGATAAGAGTTCATGGGCTTTCACAGGAGTATTGGAGACCCAAGATCCTATTCACTATTGCTAGCAGCATTGGTACTCCAATTTGCATCGATTCAGCCTCCAACAAATCCGCGTTTGAACGACCTTTTGGGCATTTTGTGCGGATTCTAGTTGATCTGGATCTTACGAAAGAACTAAGCTATAAAATTCTTGTTGAAAGGGTTGGGTTTGCTTTTTTGGTAGACATAGAGTATGAAAAAATCCCGAATTTCTGCACATTCTGTAATTGTATTGGTCATTCTGTCTCCAATTGTAAGCGAAAGAAGCAAGATAAGGGTAAAGCAAAGGAAACTATATCAAAGAAAGACAAAACGATTTTTATCCCGACAGGGAAAAGATTCATTGCTGGGGAAAGCTCTAAAGCAAATCTTGAGGATCATAGCACTGAGATGAATGATGGGGAAGATAATAACCATACTAACACCAATTTGGTTGTTGTGGAAGACTCCCTTCCTAATGGGAAATCTGTGGATCACATAAACAGGAATATTGACACTGTGGCTCTCAATGATGTAAACAATGAAGCCATACTGGTTCCAATCCTTAAGCCTCAAAGTTTGGTGGATTTAGGGACTGCGGATTCATCTGAAAGTGAGTTTGTAGATGCAACTCTGCAGGTTGACTATGTTCCTGAAACACAATTGGATGAGCGGTTCAAAAACCAAGTCACTGAGTTCCTTAGTGAGTCTTGGAACAATATGGCAGATATGGAAGACCCGGGGGTGGATTTATTCCAACAAAAGGATTTCCAGCTCGTTACcaacaagaagaaaagaaataagaagatAGCAACTAATACCAGACGGGTGTCTGGTCCAAATCACCTTACCTTATGA
- the LOC131627814 gene encoding brassinosteroid-responsive RING protein 1-like: MGFPIKYPEVSVPNLFLHLLSLLAFLRSLAFSFLSLFHLSDISTATSSESHSDHPTLSATLIREFLPVVNFRDLAEDSKSVECAVCLNEFAGEEEIRCMTNCKHIFHRKCVDSWIDHDQKTCPLCRTQFIPYQNMEDYNQRLSAACETECEYDDDYSLFSQHEDDPLIASL, encoded by the coding sequence ATGGGATTCCCAATAAAATACCCTGAAGTTTCCGTCCCCAATCTCTTCCTTCACCTTCTCTCTCTCCTCGCCTTCCTAAGATCACTAGCCTTTTCCTtcctctctctcttccacctctcCGACATCTCCACCGCCACCTCGTCGGAATCACACTCCGACCATCCCACCCTCTCCGCAACCCTCATCCGCGAATTCCTCCCCGTCGTCAACTTCCGTGACCTTGCCGAAGATTCGAAATCGGTGGAGTGCGCGGTGTGTCTGAACGAATTTGCCGGCGAGGAAGAGATCAGGTGTATGACGAATTGTAAACATATTTTTCACAGGAAGTGTGTGGACAGTTGGATTGATCATGATCAGAAGACGTGTCCGCTTTGTAGGACCCAATTTATACCTTATCAGAATATGGAAGATTATAATCAACGGTTATCGGCGGCTTGTGAAACTGAATGTGAATATGATGATGATTATTCTCTTTTTTCTCAACACGAGGATGATCCCCTCATTGCTTCACtttga